A single region of the Devosia sp. FJ2-5-3 genome encodes:
- a CDS encoding extracellular solute-binding protein, translating to MLTKAKLAGLVAGVSFLAMGAAQAVEIEYWQYVFDSRIQAMDQLIAKFQEANPDITVKHTTFPYADYQTRVVAAKVAGQGPDVVQLFYGWTDQFVNGGLIQPLDPAVFPHDEIESEFFPIVSAMKRGEDYYGLPTAVRSLALFYNKALFAEAGIEPPTNLEEFLAAAEATTKRDGSGNITTAGITLDMAGQDHHWWREALVRQNGGVPYDAEGNVAYNDAAGAAALKFYTDLQTEQNVGLVGFMDEGQAAFRAGLAAMTIDGTFRLGAFAGNPFEWGVVELPADANGMRSNYSSYFANGIGATAEGEELEAAQKFLKYISSPEAMEIWLNTVGELPARRDVALTEANLADPIRAPFLKGLEYAQTTRFYDEAAQRQTAIDMVNRVLLEGQSIEDSLAQAAQAEQAIIDAGRQ from the coding sequence ATGCTCACCAAGGCAAAATTGGCCGGGCTCGTCGCCGGCGTCAGCTTCCTGGCGATGGGTGCCGCCCAGGCAGTGGAAATCGAATATTGGCAGTATGTGTTCGACAGCCGTATCCAGGCCATGGATCAGCTGATCGCCAAGTTCCAGGAAGCCAATCCGGACATCACCGTCAAGCACACGACCTTCCCCTATGCCGACTACCAGACGCGCGTCGTCGCGGCCAAGGTCGCAGGGCAGGGTCCCGATGTCGTGCAGCTGTTCTATGGCTGGACCGACCAGTTCGTGAATGGCGGGCTGATCCAGCCGCTCGATCCGGCCGTGTTCCCGCATGACGAGATCGAATCCGAATTCTTCCCCATCGTTTCGGCAATGAAGCGCGGCGAAGACTATTATGGCCTGCCGACGGCCGTTCGTTCGCTCGCCCTGTTCTACAACAAGGCGCTGTTTGCCGAAGCCGGTATCGAGCCGCCGACCAATCTCGAGGAATTCCTCGCGGCTGCCGAGGCCACCACCAAGCGCGACGGTAGCGGCAATATCACCACTGCCGGCATCACGCTCGACATGGCCGGCCAGGACCACCACTGGTGGCGCGAGGCTCTCGTGCGCCAGAACGGCGGCGTGCCTTATGACGCCGAAGGCAATGTGGCCTATAACGACGCCGCCGGTGCTGCTGCGCTGAAGTTCTACACCGACCTTCAGACCGAACAGAATGTCGGCCTCGTTGGCTTCATGGATGAAGGCCAGGCCGCATTCCGCGCCGGTCTTGCTGCCATGACCATCGACGGCACGTTCCGCCTCGGCGCCTTTGCCGGCAACCCGTTCGAATGGGGTGTCGTCGAGCTGCCGGCCGACGCCAACGGCATGCGCTCGAACTATTCGAGCTATTTCGCCAACGGCATCGGTGCGACCGCTGAGGGCGAAGAGCTCGAAGCGGCCCAGAAGTTCCTCAAGTACATCTCCTCGCCCGAGGCGATGGAAATCTGGCTCAACACCGTTGGTGAGCTTCCGGCTCGCCGCGACGTGGCGCTGACCGAGGCGAATCTGGCCGATCCAATTCGTGCGCCTTTCCTCAAGGGTCTCGAATACGCCCAGACCACGCGCTTCTACGACGAAGCGGCCCAGCGCCAGACTGCGATCGACATGGTCAATCGCGTGCTGCTCGAAGGCCAGTCGATCGAGGATTCGCTGGCCCAGGCTGCACAGGCCGAGCAGGCGATCATCGACGCCGGTCGCCAGTAA
- a CDS encoding sugar ABC transporter permease translates to MASVNATPQAGPVRFWDRQSIGTKRVIWAWTFLALPILFYAGIRFYPTFQAFWLSLTNWDLLRPAQFIGFANYQKMFADPVFWKVFQNTFLYLIIGTPLSLVISFVIAFYLDRVRFMHGFIRALYFLPFLTTAAAMGWVWRWFYQPVPIGVINGMLSSVGIAQQPFLRSMDQALISILIPAIWAGLGFQIIIFMAGLRAIPGTFYEAARIDGLGEGAILRKITVPLLKPTTVFLVVFSSIGFLRIFDQVYNMTTNDPGGPLNATKPLVLMIYQTAFSSYQMGYAAAQTVVLFTILLIVSLLQLYVLREKK, encoded by the coding sequence ATGGCGTCGGTGAACGCAACTCCACAAGCTGGCCCTGTTCGCTTCTGGGACAGGCAGAGCATCGGCACGAAACGTGTCATCTGGGCCTGGACGTTCCTGGCCTTGCCCATCCTGTTCTATGCCGGGATCCGGTTTTATCCGACATTCCAGGCGTTCTGGCTGTCGCTGACCAATTGGGACCTTTTGCGTCCCGCCCAGTTCATCGGCTTTGCGAACTACCAGAAGATGTTTGCCGACCCGGTGTTCTGGAAAGTGTTCCAGAACACGTTCCTCTATCTCATCATCGGTACGCCGCTCAGCCTCGTCATCTCCTTCGTGATCGCCTTCTATCTCGATCGCGTCCGGTTCATGCACGGCTTCATTCGCGCGCTCTATTTCCTGCCCTTCCTGACCACGGCCGCGGCCATGGGCTGGGTGTGGCGCTGGTTCTACCAGCCGGTGCCGATCGGGGTGATCAATGGCATGCTGAGCTCGGTCGGCATTGCCCAGCAGCCTTTCCTTCGCTCGATGGACCAGGCGCTGATCTCCATCCTCATTCCTGCGATCTGGGCGGGCCTCGGCTTCCAGATCATCATCTTCATGGCGGGCCTGCGCGCCATTCCCGGCACATTCTACGAAGCGGCGCGGATCGATGGGCTGGGTGAAGGCGCGATCCTGCGCAAGATCACCGTTCCGCTGCTCAAGCCGACCACGGTGTTCCTCGTGGTGTTCTCCTCGATCGGGTTCCTGCGCATTTTCGACCAGGTCTACAACATGACCACTAATGATCCCGGCGGGCCGCTCAATGCGACCAAGCCGCTGGTGCTCATGATCTACCAGACCGCCTTTTCGTCCTACCAGATGGGCTATGCCGCTGCGCAGACCGTGGTGTTGTTCACCATCCTGCTCATCGTATCCCTGCTCCAGCTCTACGTGCTGAGGGAAAAGAAATGA